Below is a window of Patescibacteria group bacterium DNA.
GAATTCTGCACCGGCGCGCAATAATTTCAGCCGGTCGCCTTTGCGAATCTCGCCGGAGAAATTGCGCACATAAATCACGACGCCGCGGTAGGCGTCGAAAATCGAATCAAAAATCAAAGCTTTCGCGTCGTCGCCTGCATCCAGATTGGTCGGCGGCGGAACGCGCTCGATGATTGCCGCTAAAACTTTTTCACAATTCGTCCCGTCTTTCGCGGAAATTTCGATTACTTCTTCGCGCGGAATCGAGAGGACATTCTCGATCTCAGTTTTAATTTTCTCCGCATCGGCGGCGGGGAGATCGATCTTATTCACGACTGGAATAATCGTGAGATCGGCTTCGAGCGCAGCGTAAACATTTGCCAGCGTCTGCGCCTCGATGCCCTGCGTCGCATCGACGACGAGCAGTGCGCCCTCGACGGCTTTCAAGCTGCGGCTGACTTCGTAAGCGAAGTCGGCGTGACCGGGCGTATCAATCAAATTCAGCTCGACTCCCTGCCATTCCATTTTGACCGGTTGCAATTTAATCGTGATGCCGCGCTCTTGTTCGAGCTCCATCGTGTCGAGATGTTGCGCGCGCATCTCGCGCTTCTCGACGGTATTCGTCAATTCCAAAAGTCGGTCGGCGAGCGTGGACTTGCCGTGGTCGATATGCGCGATGATGCAGAAATTGCGGATGTTTTTCACGCCGGGATTTTAGCGGAATTAAAAAAATATGGGATAATTTCCTCGTGGATTTTCTCCCGAAATATCGCGCCGAGATTGATTGTGCTTTGCTTGAGTTTTTTGCCAGGACAAAATTTCCTGAAAAAAAATTTGCGGCGGCGTTGCGACACGCCGTTTTACTCGGTGGCAAAAGGATTCGGCCGATACTCGGACTGCTCGCTTTCGAGAGCATCAAAAATTCCCAAACTAAAATCGCTCGCTCGAAAGTTATTCGGATTTTGCTTTCGCTCGAATTAATTCACGCCTTTTCCTTGGTGCACGATGATCTGCCCGCGATAGACGACGACACACTGCGGCGCGGGCGACCGACCGTTTGGTACAAATTCGGCGAGGCGAATGCCATCTTGGCGGGTGATGCGCTTGTTTTGCTCGCCTTCCAAAATCTCGCGGAAAATGCGCCGACTGAGTTGCTGCCGCAATTGACCCAAATTTTGGCACGGGCGAGCGGCGGCATGATTGTCGGACAATTCCGCGATCTCGACCTCAGCAAAAATAATTCGCTCGCCAACATTCTCAAAACGCATTCCGCCAAGACGGGCGAATTGATTTTTGCGGCAGTGCAGCTCGGCGCATTGCTCGCGTCCGCTGATTCCGCCCAGACGAAACTCTTGAAAAACTATGCCGCCAAACTCGGACTCGTTTTCCAGATCAAAGACGACTTGCTCGATGCGCTCGGTGATCCGAAAATTCTCGGCAAAAAAGTTGGTAAAGATGTCGGTAAAAAAGGTTTCGTCAAAATTCTTGGCATTCTGAAGTCGCAAAAAAAACTGGCGGAATTGACTCGGGCGGCGATTACAATTTCCCAAAAATTAAAAGCGCCGCGTCTTGCGCAGTTGGCGGAATTTGTTTTGAAGCGCGAGCAATAATTCGCTACACTTCCCGCGCCGATGTATTCGCGTTTTTCCAGCAATCACCGTCAGTCGAATCGTTTTCACGCGCTTTTTTACGCCGCGATCTTCTTTTTCGCGGTGATCGTCCTGAAGCTCGGGTGGCTCCAAATTATCCATGCGCACGATTACGAGACGCTCGCCGAGGAACAAAATTCGCGCGGCGTCGTGCTGCCGGCGAAGCGCGGTAATATTTACGCGAAGGATTATCGGACGGGTGAGCTTTTTCCGCTCGCGCAAAATTCGACGACCTATGTCGTTTTCGCTGATCCAATGTTGATCGCGAGCGGCACTGAATCAGCAGTCGCTGATCAGCTCCTGCCGTTTCTATACATTCCGCCTGATCCAGTCGAGTCAGCCAAAAAAGAAGTTGTCGTCACGCCGCCTCAGACAGTGGTTGTCCCCGCAGCAGCTGCGCCGACTGATCCGACCGCACTCGCCACCGATGCCGCCGTCGCGGCGACTACCGAGACAAATTCAGACGGAACTGTCCCGGTCGCTGCGTCCGACCTCACCACTTCGACCCCGACCTCACCGATTGTCCAGCCCACTGCGGTCACACCAAAACCAGTCGAAGTGCCGATTGATCCGCAAGTCGCTTTCAAAAATAAGTTAGTCGAGCAGCTCGCCACGAAAGATGTCGTCCGACGCGAGCTCGGTGAGATTACAGATGAGGAAATCAAAATCCTGACCGAGTCGCACATTCCGGGAGTCTCGCTCGTAGATAAGACGCTCATCCTTAATCCGACTTTGATTGATGATCCCAGTGATACTGCGACCAAGCTGGCGACGATCCTCGCGGCGAAGTACGATGAAATTTATCCGCTCATGATTCGCAAAAAAGTGCGCTATGTCAAATTGGCAACGCGTGTCGTGCCGGATGTGAAGGATAAAATCGAAGCACTGGGGATTCGCGGCGTGGGGACGATTCCAGAATATCGCCGCGTGTATCCCGAGGAAAATCTGGCGGCACAAGTCGTCGGCTTCCTCGATCATGACGAAGATGGTGAGTACGGCATCGAGGGTGCTTTTGACAAAATTCTACGCGGCAAAGATGGACTGCGGACGACTCAGGTTGATCCATTCAACCGCCAAATTACAGTCGGAGATATCGCAATCCAAAACGCTGTCGACGGCAATTCCGTCGTGCTCACGATTGATCGGGCGATTCAAAAAATGGCGGAAGAGGCGTTGGCGAAAGTCGTCAATCAGCAGCGCGCGGACGGCGGTCAGGTTATCGTGATGGATCCCAACACCGGGGCGGTACTGGCGTTGGCGCATTACCCAACCTTCAATCCCAACACTTACGGTGATGTTTATGTTTCGGAAGAATTGGTCAAAAAAGAAATTCCGAAAAAATGGGTGGACGAGGCGGGCAATGTCCATGACGACACTGAAGTGTGGTGGGAGACGACCAGAGGCGAGAAGGCTGTCAGTGAGTGGGGTACCGAGTTGATCGTCCGCAATGGTTTTCGTTATCAAGTTTTCAACGAATACCGCGATGGTGAAATCGTCGGCAAAATCATTTACAACAACCGGGTCGGTGAAGGTGCTTTCGGGATGAAGGCGGCGACCGATCCGTATGAGCCGGGTTCAGTTTTCAAATCAATCGTCATGGCAGCGGCGATCGATGCTGGTGAAGTGACACCCAATACGCGCTCGCCCTACAACGGTCCGGTAACGCTGGATGAAATTAATTACTTGACCGGAAAGCCAATCGTAATCAAAAACTCCCAAAATGCTTACCACGGGCAGGAGACCATGACGCAGGTTTTGGAGAATTCTTCCAATATCGGCATGACCTTTGTCGCGCAGACCTTGGGTGCCGCGACTTTTTACGATTACATCAAAAAGTTTGGCTTCGGTGAACGCTCCGAAATCGAATTCGACGGCGAAGATACCGGTCAGGTCGAGAATTATACCAAGTGGAGTAAATCCGAATTGGTCACCAAGGGCTTCGGTCAGGGTCTCACCGTCAATCTTTTTCAAATGGCGGCGGCTTACTCGGCACTCGCGAACGGCGGACTTTTGATGAAACCCTATGTCGTCGATGAGCAAATTTCATCCGACGGTCGCCGCATCAAAACCGAGCCGACGACGATTCGCCGTGTCATTAATCCGGAAACTTCGAAAACAACTACCGAGATGTTGGTGAGCTCAGTCAAAAATGGCTACGCGAAACCGGGTGGTGTGCCGGGTTACTTCGTCGCAGGCAAGACGGGTACGAGCCAGACTTATTTCAATGGGCGCGCTCTGACCGATGTCGGTACGACGATTGCGACTTTCGGCGGCTACGCGCCGGCGACCGATCCGAAATTTATCGTGCTCGTCAAAGTGGACCGTCCGCGTATCGAAGAATGGGGCACGACTTCGGCTGCGCCAGTTTTCCAAAAAGTGACCGAAGAGTTGCTCATGAATTATTTCGCGATCGCGCCGAACAACTGATTAGTCTTTGAGTCATTAAGTCGTTCAGTCGTTGGTTCGGAGGGCTATTGGGTCAGTTGGCTACTGGTTCGGATGGTCATTGGGTCAATGTGAAAATGATTCAATCATTCAATCATTGAATTTTTGGTTTAATGGAACTTTTTCTCACTTCGAATCAGAACTAGTCTTGAGATGAGCGTCGATGATTTGTCGCGCGAATTACAGGCGTGCCACGGCGAGTTCAGCGAGCTCGACTAGGCGATTGGAATAGCCCCATTCGTTGTCGTACCACGCGACGACTTTGACGAGATTGCCACCGACGACCATCGTATTCGCCGCGTCGACGATGGAGCTCGCTGGGTCGCCTTTGAAATCCATCGAGACGAGCGGACGCGTTTCGTATTCCAAAATCCCGGCGAGTTCGTTTTGGCTCGCTTTTTGCATCGCCGCATTAATTTCCTCCGCCGTCACAGGTCGGCGGAGCTCGGCGACGAAATCGACGATTGAAACAGTCGGGGTCGGGACGCGCAGAGAAATTCCAGTCAATTTACCTTTTAATTCTGGCAGCACTTCACCGACGGCTTTCGCTGCGCCGGTCGAAGTTGGGATAATCGAAAGTGCGGCGGCGCGCGCGCGGCGCGGATCTTTGTGCGGTGCGTCGATCAATCTTTGGTCGCTCGTGTAGGCGTGTGTCGTCGTCATCAAACCTTTCTCGATGCCGAAATTTTCCAACAAAACTTTCGCGACCGGTGCGAGACAATTTGTCGTGCAGCTCGCATTCGAAACAACTTGCATCGTCTTCGGATCGAATGAATTGCAGTTCACACCGCGGACGAAAGTGCCGTCCACATCTTTTCCCGGCGCGGAAATAATCACGCACTGCGCGCCTGCGTCGAGGTGTTTCGCGGCGCCCGCGCGGTCGCAGAAAAAGCCGGTTGATTCAATCACGACACTGACCCCGAGTTTTTTCCACGGAAGTTGCGCCGGATCCTTCTCGGCAAAAATTTTGATTTCCTTGCCGTTGATTTTCAAAAAATCTGCGCCGACCTCGACTTTGCCACCAAAACGACCGTAGACCGAATCGAATTCAAAAAGGTGCGCGAGCGTTTCAGCGGGGACGAGGTCATTGATCGCGACGATTTCGAGTGGTGAGTTCTTGGCGAAAGCGGCGCGCAAAGTTTGTCTTCCGATACGACCGAAGCCGTTGATGGCGATTTTCATTTCAAAAGATTAAAAGTGGGGCGAGTTTAACTTTTTTCAAAAAACTCGAAAAGCTCTAAAATTTGTTCACCAATTAACCCACCGAAATGTCCGACTGTATTTTTTGCGAAATTGCGGCGGGGCACAGTCCGGCAGCGGTCGAGTACGAGGACGAGCGCGTGATTGCGTTTGCCGATATCCAGCCAATCGCGCCGGTGCATATTCTGATTGCCACTAAAAAACACATTCCCTCAATCGCGAAACTCGCTTCCGAAGACGAATCATTAGTTGGTCATCTCGTGCTTGTCGCCAAAAAATTGGCGGAAAATCGCCAGCTCGAAGGCTACAAATTGATTTTCAATGTCGGTGAAAAGGGTGGTCAGGTCGTGCCACATCTCCACCTCCACTTGCTCGGCGGCTGGGAAGAAAAACCGGATTCGATTCCGGGCTGAATTCAATTTGCGATGAGGGAATGTGCAATGCTCGCGGTCTAGCCTTTATTCCGAAATCGATCTATTCACTTTTACACAACCATATTGAACAGATCCTTTTTCTGCTTGCCCTAAATACTCTTTTAACTGATCTGTATTCTCAATTTTGGGGCAAAACTCAACTGCTTGAGTTATCTCATGTCTTGAACCTTGGATCAGTTGCACCATCGATGTGCAAAACTGACCTTCCAGTCTTGGACATTGCTTTTCAGCGGGATAGGCACAAGTAAACACTTCTTGATCAAAAACACCTCTAACTAGTCTACCGCTCTCATCTCTCTCGCTATCCCATAACATACCACCGGGGCTGTATTGGTTCAATTCACCTACAATATCTCTTGCGCTAGTTAGCGCAAGATTATCTGCACGGTTAGTACCATGTCTTAAATATGGATAATGAAGCACTTTTTGGCGATCATAATAACTGCTTGATTCTCTAGTAAATTTATCAGGAGCTTTCGTTTCTGCTAGAACAGTTTTTGATTCTAAGTACATTTTAAGTGGGTTTAAAAATAAGATGGAATAATAATCAAATTAATATCATTAGTCAAACCTTCTGTTAAAGCAGAAAATCGTGGTTATCAATAAATCAGAGAAATCAAAGTTAAGCTTGATTTGCAAAAAATCAGTTTTTTTGTTAAAATAACAGCGTGAAAATAAAAACAAAAATCGGATTTTTGGCGCTCGTTTTTGTCTTTCTGGCGAGTCCGGTTTTCGCAGAATTATTTTCCGGCAGTGGTGTCGGTCCGACGGCAAGCTTCAGTGTGTCACCTTCGGTCGCCATCACTGGGAGCCCGATTGTTTTCGATGCGTCCGCTTCCCGCAATGCGATTGGCAGTACATCCGGCCTGCAGTTTCGCTGGGATTTCGAAGGCAATTATGCGTGGACGAGTTGGTCGAGCACTGCGAAAACGAAACACACTTTCACCGAGGCAAAAGATTACACGGCGCGTTTGCAGGTCAAAGATGCCGACGGCTTGGTCGACGAGACCGCATTCAAAGTCTTCGTCGGGATAAAATACATGAGCTCGTCGCCGGTGGCGCGGATTTATGTCGACCCGGCGAGTGGGGATACCACTACGAATTTTCATTTTCAAGTCTCCGTTTTTTCCAATATCGGTACGCCGACGGATCGGCTCGAAGTGCGGTGGGACTGGAATCACGACGGCACTTGGGATACGACTTGGTCCAAGGCTCGTGATTTTTTTCATGTTTTTCCTGACGCACTGAATCAAGAAGTTTGGCTCGAGGTGCGTGACGCAGATGGCTCAAGCTCGATTGAAAAAGGTATTTATGTCGAAGGCAAAGAGGACGACTCGATTCGCAATAAAGAAATCGGCTTGATTCACCTCTCAGAAGTTAGCGCGCCGCTCGCGAGCTTCACGACTTCGGCGACCTCGGTCGATCAAGGCGCGACTGTTTTGTTTGACGCGACGCCGTCAATTCGTGCAGCTGAATTTCGCTGGGATTTCGACGGCGATGGTCGTTTCGATAATTCCTGGAATGCAGCCAATCAAAAGGTGCAGCGCGTTTACAAAAATGTTGGCGTTTTTACGGCGACGCTAGAAGTGCGCAGTGCGGCAGGTGAGATCGACAAGACGACGCGGACGATTACCGTCATCGACCAATCGAATATTCTGCCGACAGCGAGTTTTACTTTGTACAATTCCACGAATCCTTCGCTCGGATTGGCACTGGCAATTTTGAACGACAAAGTTAAATTCACGGCGACCGTACGCGATGAGGATGGTATAGCGAGCAAAGCTCAGGTTCGCTGGGATTTCGACGGCGATGGTGCTTGGGACACGAATTTTTCTTCGACCAAAACTGCGACTTACCAATTCACCGCGACCGGCACGAAGTTTCCGCGACTCGAGGTGCGCGATGAGCTCGGTGCTCTCGCGACTGTGATTGGCCAGATCGAAATTGTGGCGAACACTGCGCCACGAGCGAATTTAAAAATTTCTCCGGCGAGTGGTGCGCCGGGCGCGACCTTCCGTTTCGATGCAGCTTCCTCGCGCGACGATCAGAGTGGTAAGACTAATCTGCAGTACCGTTTTGATTTTGATGGTGATGGAATTTTCGACACTAAGTTCAGTGGCACATCGGCGTATTCCAAAAAAATCGGACGCGCGGGCAATCTGACTGCGACAGTCGAAGTGCGCGATCGTGCCAATGCGACAGGACGGGCGAAGGCGACTTTTGCTGTCATCGTGCCGACGACGCCGATTGCGGGATTTGTCGTCGAGCCGCGTGTCGGCACCTTCGCGACTAATTTCGAATTCGATGCCTCGGCTTCGCGCGATCCGGCAGGTAGCAAATTGAGCTATCGTTGGGATCTGGATTACCGTGGCGAGAATGACATTGATTTTTCGTCAGGGTGGAGCACTAGTCCGATTTTTCGCTACCGATTTTCCACAGTTGGAGATTATTCGCTTCGGCTTGTCGTGCGCAATGCCGCCGGGCTGCAGGACGAGGTTTTCGGCAAAATCAAAATTCACGCAGAAAGTCTCTCGCTCCAATTTTTGCGTCAAAAGGGCATTATCTCGAATGAGGAAAATCCGGACGGACTGATCACGCGCGCCGAGCTGGCACAGATTATCGTGAAGGCGACCAAGATTTCCGCGCTCGCGCCACGCATCGCGCAGTTCACCGATGTTCCGGCGAGCGATGTGAATGCGCGCTACGCCGCGGCGGTGAGTGCCCGCGGTTGGATTTCGCCGCGCAATAATTTTGCGTGGCAGCCAAATGGTTCAGTCAATCGCGCTGAGGCGGCGAAGATCGTAATCGCGGCGCTGTATCCGCGTGTCGCGACTAAGAATAGTCTCATGTTTTTCGATGTGCCCGAATCAGCGTGGTACGCGCGTTTCGCTGAGACGGCGGCGGCTCAAAATTTGATTGCGACTGAGGATCACAGATTTAACCCAGCGCTACCGGTCACGCGCGCCGAGATTGCGCGTATGGTGGCAGTGCTGCTTGATCGCTATCCTGCGACGCGAATTTCCGCGCAATCATCCACCCCAGTCGCTCAAGAATTCTTCACCAAAATTCTCGCCAAGCTCGGTTTGGCTGATTGATTTAGCGTTCAGAAAATGTTAAAATAACCCGATAAAAATACCCAAAAATTGCAATTCAAAGTTCCCCAGAACGTGCAAATTGAAGACAAAATTTTGCCTTTCATGACGCTGCGCCAACTCATCATTTGCGGTGTGGGCGGCGGATTGACCTACCTCATTTACCTCGTGCTGGAATTTCAACCTTTCGCGATTTGGGCGCCACCAGTCTTGGTGCTCGGGCTACTGACAGTGGCGATTGCCTTCCTCAAAATTCAGGGCATTCCGTTCGTCCAATTTTTACTCCTGTTGCTTGAGCGTTATCTGAATCCGACGAAACGCGTCTGGACCAAATCTGTGGATGATGTTTTTCCGCAAAAATCTACGACCGCTAAATCGGCGGCTGCCGACAAGAATTCGCCACTAGTTAAGAAAAAATACTCTGCGGAAGAAATCGCGCGGCTCACGCAAGTGCTGGATACCAGCCAAAAAGTTTAATTTTTTTTTATGGATACTGTTCGCCAAAGTACACACAAAGATCCTGCTGGGAGCACGCAGCTCTATCTACGCATTGCTGAAATTCACGACGCCGTTGTTGTTTTGAAAAACGGCGGAATGCGCGCAGTCATCGAAGTCGAAAGTGTGAATGTCAATTTGAAATCGGAGGACGAGCAGACGGCGCTCGCCTTCGCTTACCAAAACTTTCTCAATTCGCTGGAGTTTCCGATTCAGATTGTGGTGCGTTCCAAGAAACTCGACATCTCGAATTATCTTGCGAAATTAAAAGACGCGGGCAAGAAACAAACCAACGAAGCCCTCAAGAGCCAAATTGGGGAGTATTCTGAATATGTGCGCCGACTGGTTGAGTTTGCCGACATTATGGAAAAAAGTTTTTATGTAATCGTGCCTTATAATCCGGCGAGTGCGATTTCGATGAATGTGCTGCAGAATTTTTGGAATTTTGTTCATCCGGCTGATACGAACAGTGCTTTTGAAAAGCGTAAAAAAGAATTTGCGACAATCAACAAAAAGCTTGAACAAAATGTCGAGCAGATTGAGGGTGGTCTCGCTAATTGTGGTCTCAAAACACGCCGTCTTCCGACTGCGGAACTGATTCAACTTTTTTACGGCATCTATAACCCGCTCACTGCGCGCAATGAAAAGGTCGAGAACCTAACGCAATTCGATTTGACCGACGCGCAGGCGGCGTAAAATTTTTCCGATTTCCTGCAGCGGAAAACCGATGACGGTCTCGGCTGCACCATCGATTTTTTGAACGAAATTTTTCGGCAGACTCTGAATCGCGTAACCCGCCGCAAAATTTTCAACCGGATTTTCCGCGACATATTTTTCGATTGCCGCATCTGAAATGTTGGTGAATTCAACCAAACTTTTTGCGTGACCGACGATTTCGCGTTCATCAGTTTTCACGCAAAAGCCGGAAATGACCGCATGTTGTTTGCCTGCGAGCGCGCGCAAAAATTCCGCAGCTTCTCGCTTGTCACGCGGTTTGCCCAAAATTTTTCCAGCCAGCTCGCCGAGCGTGTCGCCGCCGATGGTCACTGAATTTTTTTCAAAAACCGCACGCGCTTTTTCCGTCGCCAAAAATTCGGCGTTTGCCGTCGCGGATTTTTTCCGGTCGAGTCGTTCGTCGATTTCAGGAATTCTAATTTCAAAATCCGCCACTAGTTTGCGCAGCAGCTCGCTGCGCCGTGGGCTCGACGACGCGAGAATGATTTTCATATGCAGAGTGGGGAGAGCACGCGCAGTTCGCGCACGATTTTTTTCAATTCACGGACTGTGCGCTGGAGATCTTTGGCCGTAGTCGTTTTGCCGAGTGAAAAACGGATGCTGCCGTGCAGCCATTCGTGCGGAATTTTGAGCGCGCGTAGGACAGAGCTTGGCTCGAGACTGGCGGAGCTGCAGGCTGAGCCGCTCGACGCGCTGATGCCGACGAAGTCGAGCCGCAGCAAAATACTTTCACCCTCGATGCCAAAAAAAGAAATATTCGCATTGCCCGGCAGGCGATTCACGGCAGAGCCATTCAGCTGTGCTTGTGGAATTTCGCGCAAAACTTGCGCGACGAAATTAGCGCGTAATTTCGTGAGGCGTGCGGCTTCTTTCGCACGAATTTTTTCCGCTAATTTCAATGCCTCTGCCGCGCCGATGATGCCCGCGACATTTTCCGTGCCAGCGCGAATGCCGTTTTCCTGATGACCGCCCGAGATTTGCGGAATCAATTTCACGCCGTTTTTCACGAATAAAATCCCGACGCCTTTCGGTCCATAAAATTTGTGCGCGGAGAGTGAGAGCAGGTCGACCTTGAGATGGCGGACATCGAGCTCGAGTATTCCGCCGGCCTGCACGGCGTCAGTGTGCAGTCGAATTTCCGGTCGATTTTTTTCTAAAAATTTTCCAATTTCACGCACGGGCTGGAGCGTGCCGATTTCGTTATTCGCGAGCATGATCGAGATCAATTTCGTATTTTGGCGCAGTGCTGCCGTGACCGCAGCGACCTCCACAATTCCATTGTGTGCGACGGGAATTTTCGTCAGCTCAATACCGTTTTTCGCCAAAATTTCTGCTGTCCGCAAAACCGCCGGATGTTCGATTTCTGAAATAATTAAATGGTCACCCGGTTTTAAAACACCGCGCAGTGCGAGATTGTCCGACTCGCTGCCGCCACTCGTGAAAATAATTTCGCTTGGCTCGCAGTGCAAAATTTCCGCGACTTCTCGCCGTGCTTTTTCCACCGCATTTTTCGCTGTCTGACCCTGCGCGTGAATCGAGCCGGGATTCCCAAAATTTTCTGCCAAGAACGGCAGCATTTTTTTCAGCACTTCCGGAGCGAGCGGAGTCGTCGCGGCGTGGTCGAGGTAGATGGGTTGTTGAGTCATTGAGTCGTTAAGTCGTTAAGTCGTTAAGTCATTAAGTCACTGGGTTCGGAGGGTGATTGGTTAATTGGTTCGGAGGGTTGTGGGTCATTAGGTTCGGAGGGTCAATTGGTCATTAGTCATTGGTCAGTTGGTTGGGAATTTTTTTGCGGACAACTTTTTTGGCAAAAGCTGCAGCAACTCTTGTCTGAGTTGGCGTCAATTTTTTCCGCAAGCATTTTCGTGATTTTCTCGACGCAGCGACCGCAGCCGGTTCCGGCTTTCGTGCGTTTTTGAAATTCCGCGAAGGTGCGGTCACCGGCGCGCACTGCGAGCTCGAGCTCGCGTTCGCTCACGCCGAGGCACTCACAAATTATTTTTGCTGCTGGTTTTTTCGGTGTGCCTTTTTGTTCCAAATAATTTTCAATCGCCGCACGCAGTGCTTTGTCGCCGAGCACGGAGCAGTGAATTTTATTCGTCGGTAGACCGCCGAGTTTTTTCAAAATATCGTCGGGCGTGATTTTGAGCGCGTCCGTGATTGGCATGCCGCCTTTCGTGAGCACCATTTCCGACAGCATCGAGGTC
It encodes the following:
- a CDS encoding HIT domain-containing protein, with protein sequence MSDCIFCEIAAGHSPAAVEYEDERVIAFADIQPIAPVHILIATKKHIPSIAKLASEDESLVGHLVLVAKKLAENRQLEGYKLIFNVGEKGGQVVPHLHLHLLGGWEEKPDSIPG
- a CDS encoding PKD domain-containing protein, translated to MKIKTKIGFLALVFVFLASPVFAELFSGSGVGPTASFSVSPSVAITGSPIVFDASASRNAIGSTSGLQFRWDFEGNYAWTSWSSTAKTKHTFTEAKDYTARLQVKDADGLVDETAFKVFVGIKYMSSSPVARIYVDPASGDTTTNFHFQVSVFSNIGTPTDRLEVRWDWNHDGTWDTTWSKARDFFHVFPDALNQEVWLEVRDADGSSSIEKGIYVEGKEDDSIRNKEIGLIHLSEVSAPLASFTTSATSVDQGATVLFDATPSIRAAEFRWDFDGDGRFDNSWNAANQKVQRVYKNVGVFTATLEVRSAAGEIDKTTRTITVIDQSNILPTASFTLYNSTNPSLGLALAILNDKVKFTATVRDEDGIASKAQVRWDFDGDGAWDTNFSSTKTATYQFTATGTKFPRLEVRDELGALATVIGQIEIVANTAPRANLKISPASGAPGATFRFDAASSRDDQSGKTNLQYRFDFDGDGIFDTKFSGTSAYSKKIGRAGNLTATVEVRDRANATGRAKATFAVIVPTTPIAGFVVEPRVGTFATNFEFDASASRDPAGSKLSYRWDLDYRGENDIDFSSGWSTSPIFRYRFSTVGDYSLRLVVRNAAGLQDEVFGKIKIHAESLSLQFLRQKGIISNEENPDGLITRAELAQIIVKATKISALAPRIAQFTDVPASDVNARYAAAVSARGWISPRNNFAWQPNGSVNRAEAAKIVIAALYPRVATKNSLMFFDVPESAWYARFAETAAAQNLIATEDHRFNPALPVTRAEIARMVAVLLDRYPATRISAQSSTPVAQEFFTKILAKLGLAD
- a CDS encoding polyprenyl synthetase family protein, which encodes MDFLPKYRAEIDCALLEFFARTKFPEKKFAAALRHAVLLGGKRIRPILGLLAFESIKNSQTKIARSKVIRILLSLELIHAFSLVHDDLPAIDDDTLRRGRPTVWYKFGEANAILAGDALVLLAFQNLAENAPTELLPQLTQILARASGGMIVGQFRDLDLSKNNSLANILKTHSAKTGELIFAAVQLGALLASADSAQTKLLKNYAAKLGLVFQIKDDLLDALGDPKILGKKVGKDVGKKGFVKILGILKSQKKLAELTRAAITISQKLKAPRLAQLAEFVLKREQ
- a CDS encoding Maf family protein, which gives rise to MKIILASSSPRRSELLRKLVADFEIRIPEIDERLDRKKSATANAEFLATEKARAVFEKNSVTIGGDTLGELAGKILGKPRDKREAAEFLRALAGKQHAVISGFCVKTDEREIVGHAKSLVEFTNISDAAIEKYVAENPVENFAAGYAIQSLPKNFVQKIDGAAETVIGFPLQEIGKILRRLRVGQIELR
- the gap gene encoding type I glyceraldehyde-3-phosphate dehydrogenase, with product MKIAINGFGRIGRQTLRAAFAKNSPLEIVAINDLVPAETLAHLFEFDSVYGRFGGKVEVGADFLKINGKEIKIFAEKDPAQLPWKKLGVSVVIESTGFFCDRAGAAKHLDAGAQCVIISAPGKDVDGTFVRGVNCNSFDPKTMQVVSNASCTTNCLAPVAKVLLENFGIEKGLMTTTHAYTSDQRLIDAPHKDPRRARAAALSIIPTSTGAAKAVGEVLPELKGKLTGISLRVPTPTVSIVDFVAELRRPVTAEEINAAMQKASQNELAGILEYETRPLVSMDFKGDPASSIVDAANTMVVGGNLVKVVAWYDNEWGYSNRLVELAELAVARL
- a CDS encoding PrgI family protein, with protein sequence MQFKVPQNVQIEDKILPFMTLRQLIICGVGGGLTYLIYLVLEFQPFAIWAPPVLVLGLLTVAIAFLKIQGIPFVQFLLLLLERYLNPTKRVWTKSVDDVFPQKSTTAKSAAADKNSPLVKKKYSAEEIARLTQVLDTSQKV
- a CDS encoding cysteine desulfurase family protein; its protein translation is MTQQPIYLDHAATTPLAPEVLKKMLPFLAENFGNPGSIHAQGQTAKNAVEKARREVAEILHCEPSEIIFTSGGSESDNLALRGVLKPGDHLIISEIEHPAVLRTAEILAKNGIELTKIPVAHNGIVEVAAVTAALRQNTKLISIMLANNEIGTLQPVREIGKFLEKNRPEIRLHTDAVQAGGILELDVRHLKVDLLSLSAHKFYGPKGVGILFVKNGVKLIPQISGGHQENGIRAGTENVAGIIGAAEALKLAEKIRAKEAARLTKLRANFVAQVLREIPQAQLNGSAVNRLPGNANISFFGIEGESILLRLDFVGISASSGSACSSASLEPSSVLRALKIPHEWLHGSIRFSLGKTTTAKDLQRTVRELKKIVRELRVLSPLCI
- a CDS encoding penicillin-binding protein 2, giving the protein MYSRFSSNHRQSNRFHALFYAAIFFFAVIVLKLGWLQIIHAHDYETLAEEQNSRGVVLPAKRGNIYAKDYRTGELFPLAQNSTTYVVFADPMLIASGTESAVADQLLPFLYIPPDPVESAKKEVVVTPPQTVVVPAAAAPTDPTALATDAAVAATTETNSDGTVPVAASDLTTSTPTSPIVQPTAVTPKPVEVPIDPQVAFKNKLVEQLATKDVVRRELGEITDEEIKILTESHIPGVSLVDKTLILNPTLIDDPSDTATKLATILAAKYDEIYPLMIRKKVRYVKLATRVVPDVKDKIEALGIRGVGTIPEYRRVYPEENLAAQVVGFLDHDEDGEYGIEGAFDKILRGKDGLRTTQVDPFNRQITVGDIAIQNAVDGNSVVLTIDRAIQKMAEEALAKVVNQQRADGGQVIVMDPNTGAVLALAHYPTFNPNTYGDVYVSEELVKKEIPKKWVDEAGNVHDDTEVWWETTRGEKAVSEWGTELIVRNGFRYQVFNEYRDGEIVGKIIYNNRVGEGAFGMKAATDPYEPGSVFKSIVMAAAIDAGEVTPNTRSPYNGPVTLDEINYLTGKPIVIKNSQNAYHGQETMTQVLENSSNIGMTFVAQTLGAATFYDYIKKFGFGERSEIEFDGEDTGQVENYTKWSKSELVTKGFGQGLTVNLFQMAAAYSALANGGLLMKPYVVDEQISSDGRRIKTEPTTIRRVINPETSKTTTEMLVSSVKNGYAKPGGVPGYFVAGKTGTSQTYFNGRALTDVGTTIATFGGYAPATDPKFIVLVKVDRPRIEEWGTTSAAPVFQKVTEELLMNYFAIAPNN